A single genomic interval of Porphyromonas sp. oral taxon 275 harbors:
- a CDS encoding SMI1/KNR4 family protein: MEYLASIQSLLEEQSAYGYVCASGVHKYGHLPHIGPEAYSVYTFAPLAEEQLSLLRERLGMVLPEAYAAFLSEVSNGMHLFHRCLNLYGLQGELHRRSGVLGPFDLDIPNCYERPRNADEDCFFIGSYSYDASRLYMRRDGEQVYYCARRDATPLRQWDSFSAMLTEEIQRLRSIHDPRGVLQVERQKTLPI, from the coding sequence ATGGAGTATCTAGCCTCTATTCAAAGTCTCCTCGAGGAGCAGTCCGCCTACGGCTACGTCTGTGCGTCGGGCGTGCACAAGTATGGTCATCTCCCGCATATAGGCCCTGAGGCCTACAGCGTCTATACCTTCGCGCCCTTGGCCGAGGAGCAGCTGAGTCTCCTGAGAGAGCGTCTAGGGATGGTGCTTCCCGAGGCCTATGCAGCCTTCCTGAGCGAGGTCAGCAATGGGATGCACCTCTTCCATCGCTGCCTTAACCTTTATGGCTTGCAGGGGGAGCTCCATCGGCGGAGCGGGGTCCTTGGCCCTTTTGACCTAGATATACCGAACTGCTACGAGCGTCCGCGGAATGCTGATGAAGATTGCTTTTTTATTGGGAGCTATAGCTATGATGCTTCGCGCCTCTATATGCGGAGGGATGGGGAGCAAGTGTACTACTGTGCTCGCCGTGATGCTACACCGCTTCGGCAGTGGGATAGCTTCTCTGCGATGCTGACCGAGGAGATCCAGCGGCTGCGCTCCATCCACGATCCTCGGGGAGTGCTCCAGGTAGAGCGGCAGAAGACCCTCCCTATATAG